In the genome of Paenibacillus sp. FSL R5-0766, one region contains:
- a CDS encoding ABC transporter ATP-binding protein — MALLTLDHVSVAYDKQTILKDFQLELEKGKLLSLLGPSGCGKTTTLRLIAGFLEASQGKFMFGGKDYTKVPANKRNFGFVFQSYALFPHLSVYDNVAFGLRMRKVKDKDISSRVMRILEVVNLNGFEKRFPQELSGGQRQRVAIARALVIEPDLLLFDEPLSNLDANLRLNMRVEIRRIQQELGITTLYVSHDQEECFSISDQVAIMNKGVVEQLDRPETIFKYPATEFVARFIGFHNFIEFADRSDAGELITLSAGGRTFTATAHPGTARPGARKGAIRPDDLIVSGDISADVVNALPGIIKVSTYLGRSYQYVIETELGDFTANQEMETPYLSGQRVSLIFPQDKLVLVE; from the coding sequence ATGGCATTGCTGACATTAGACCACGTATCCGTGGCATACGATAAGCAGACAATCCTGAAGGATTTTCAGTTGGAGCTGGAAAAAGGTAAACTGCTCTCCCTGCTCGGACCGAGCGGTTGCGGCAAAACAACTACGCTGCGCCTCATCGCCGGATTTCTGGAAGCATCGCAGGGCAAGTTTATGTTCGGCGGCAAGGATTATACGAAGGTTCCGGCGAACAAGCGGAACTTCGGATTTGTATTTCAGAGTTATGCGTTATTCCCGCATCTATCTGTCTATGACAACGTGGCCTTTGGCCTGCGGATGCGCAAGGTGAAAGACAAGGATATCTCTTCCCGTGTGATGCGAATCCTGGAAGTCGTTAACCTGAATGGATTTGAGAAACGTTTTCCACAAGAACTGTCCGGTGGACAGCGTCAGCGTGTAGCCATTGCTCGTGCATTGGTCATTGAACCTGACCTGCTCTTGTTCGACGAACCGCTCAGTAACCTGGATGCCAACCTGCGCCTCAACATGCGGGTGGAGATTCGCCGGATTCAGCAAGAGCTGGGCATTACAACGCTGTATGTCTCTCATGACCAGGAAGAGTGCTTCTCGATCTCGGATCAGGTAGCGATTATGAACAAAGGCGTGGTTGAGCAGCTCGACCGCCCGGAAACCATTTTCAAATATCCGGCGACTGAATTTGTAGCACGATTCATCGGGTTCCATAATTTTATTGAATTTGCGGATCGCAGCGATGCAGGTGAATTAATCACCCTGAGCGCAGGTGGACGCACATTTACAGCAACTGCGCATCCTGGAACAGCACGTCCCGGTGCACGCAAAGGTGCGATTCGCCCGGATGATCTGATCGTAAGTGGAGATATCTCTGCAGATGTGGTGAATGCTTTGCCGGGGATTATCAAAGTTAGCACCTATCTGGGACGTAGTTATCAGTATGTGATCGAGACGGAACTCGGTGACTTTACAGCAAATCAGGAGATGGAAACACCATACCTTAGCGGGCAACGTGTTAGCCTGATCTTCCCACAGGACAAGCTTGTGCTGGTGGAGTAG
- a CDS encoding adenine deaminase C-terminal domain-containing protein translates to MRADQLIVNVHVYNSYYKRFEMNNVAVLGGRFLYVGPGGPEMIQADEVIDARGRYMIPGLIDIHLHIESTMVTPDTFSHGLIGCGVTSIVAEPHEMANVFGLEGVQEMMAVSRETTVDMFYAIPSSVPATPMETTGGSIEIEDMDVLLATGEIICLGEIMNYVDVIRDPECKTNQILQHIRKNYPDLVIEGHTPKLLGLDLHRLIYAGIDSDHTHQSIEGLQARIAAGMFIEIQEKSMTPEVMEYLIQHDVAQHFCFVTDDVMPDSLVEHGHLNHIVRKAIQMGMRPEDAIYAATSTPATRMKMTDRGSVAPGKVADYVLLSNLEDLSIDQVYKNGRKAYDDYEPYKQERITGQFPPHFYKSVQLEKLGVTDFAIQLSDPKVSGSGVDLAGEGEHQCRVMMVKDGSTFVEEHIAPIQSADGELLWEESGYAQIATFERYGVNGNRAHGLIGGDTIKRGAIATTYSHDNHNLLVVGRNREDMILAANTVISSQGGFCVVEDGKVLSHLELPVGGILTEEPLAVVSHQVKELRAAMLSLGYVHYNPIMSISTHSLAVSPALKITDHGLIDVNAGKVVSLIVE, encoded by the coding sequence ATGCGTGCAGATCAACTGATTGTGAATGTACATGTGTATAACAGTTATTATAAACGGTTTGAAATGAACAACGTCGCTGTGTTGGGCGGCAGATTCCTGTATGTTGGACCCGGTGGACCTGAGATGATTCAGGCAGACGAAGTCATTGATGCGCGGGGAAGATACATGATTCCTGGCTTGATTGATATCCATCTGCATATCGAAAGTACCATGGTGACACCGGATACCTTCTCCCATGGTCTGATTGGCTGTGGGGTAACATCCATTGTCGCAGAACCGCATGAGATGGCAAATGTGTTCGGACTGGAAGGTGTGCAGGAGATGATGGCTGTGAGTCGGGAAACCACCGTGGATATGTTCTATGCGATCCCGAGTTCCGTTCCGGCAACCCCGATGGAGACAACAGGTGGTTCGATCGAGATTGAAGATATGGACGTACTGCTCGCCACTGGCGAGATCATCTGTCTGGGCGAGATCATGAACTATGTCGATGTCATCCGTGATCCGGAGTGTAAGACAAACCAGATTTTACAGCATATTCGCAAAAACTATCCGGATCTTGTAATCGAAGGACATACACCGAAACTGCTTGGACTTGATCTGCATCGACTGATCTACGCAGGTATCGATTCCGATCATACTCATCAGAGCATTGAGGGATTACAGGCGCGGATTGCGGCAGGTATGTTTATTGAAATTCAGGAGAAATCAATGACCCCGGAAGTCATGGAGTACCTGATTCAACATGATGTGGCGCAGCATTTCTGCTTTGTTACGGATGATGTGATGCCGGATTCACTGGTGGAGCATGGTCATCTGAATCATATCGTACGTAAAGCAATTCAGATGGGGATGCGTCCGGAAGATGCGATCTACGCCGCAACATCTACCCCTGCTACCCGGATGAAAATGACCGATCGTGGCAGCGTGGCCCCAGGCAAAGTGGCCGATTATGTGTTGTTATCCAACCTGGAGGATCTTTCTATTGATCAGGTGTACAAAAACGGCCGCAAAGCTTATGACGATTACGAACCGTATAAGCAGGAACGCATAACCGGGCAGTTTCCACCTCACTTCTATAAGAGTGTACAGTTGGAGAAGCTGGGCGTAACAGATTTTGCAATTCAGTTGTCAGACCCAAAAGTCAGCGGATCAGGTGTTGATCTCGCTGGTGAAGGTGAGCACCAATGCCGTGTCATGATGGTGAAGGATGGTTCTACTTTTGTGGAAGAACATATTGCACCGATCCAGTCTGCGGATGGCGAATTGTTATGGGAAGAAAGCGGATATGCGCAAATCGCGACCTTTGAACGTTATGGCGTGAACGGCAATCGTGCACATGGTCTGATCGGTGGAGACACCATCAAGCGTGGAGCTATTGCAACGACATACTCACATGATAATCACAACCTGCTGGTTGTAGGACGTAATCGTGAAGATATGATATTGGCAGCTAACACAGTGATTTCGAGCCAGGGTGGGTTCTGTGTGGTGGAAGACGGCAAGGTGTTGTCCCATCTGGAACTTCCCGTAGGTGGCATTTTGACGGAGGAACCACTTGCAGTGGTATCCCATCAAGTGAAGGAACTGAGAGCAGCGATGTTGTCTCTTGGGTACGTGCATTACAATCCGATCATGTCGATTAGCACGCACTCCCTTGCGGTAAGTCCCGCGCTGAAGATTACGGACCATGGCCTGATTGATGTGAATGCAGGTAAAGTTGTATCGTTGATTGTAGAATAG
- a CDS encoding HAD family hydrolase — MDKMNDAKNIFFDVDDTLYDHLQPLRGALQDVLGLPDNFPYDEAYHRFRYYSDWLSAQEDLSAVPEPDAVERMRRRRFELTMEEFGVSLQSGQAEELQAQYLSRQFEIVPFEGAYELIRRLQAEGHTVGLITNGEGAHQRRKLEALDVLSLVDEHLVFISGTTGYAKPDRRLFEYVSKQTGTDARSSYYIGDSWRNDVVGAVDAGWTVIWFNHREALPESDHQPHFVVSSYEEISSILTFEPVRV, encoded by the coding sequence ATGGATAAAATGAATGATGCTAAAAACATATTTTTCGACGTGGATGATACCTTATATGATCACTTGCAGCCGCTTCGTGGCGCGTTGCAGGACGTTCTCGGCCTGCCGGATAATTTCCCTTATGATGAGGCCTATCATCGTTTTCGTTATTATAGTGACTGGCTGTCTGCTCAAGAAGATCTGTCCGCTGTGCCAGAACCGGATGCGGTGGAGCGAATGCGCCGTCGGAGGTTTGAGCTGACGATGGAGGAGTTTGGAGTATCCCTCCAATCGGGACAAGCTGAAGAACTGCAAGCACAGTATCTGAGCAGACAGTTCGAGATAGTACCTTTTGAAGGAGCATATGAACTGATAAGAAGGCTTCAGGCAGAGGGTCATACTGTCGGTCTAATCACAAACGGAGAAGGAGCACATCAGCGGCGCAAGCTTGAAGCACTGGATGTGCTCAGTCTCGTGGACGAGCATCTGGTCTTCATCTCCGGAACGACTGGTTATGCGAAGCCGGATCGCAGGTTGTTCGAATATGTGAGTAAGCAGACAGGGACTGATGCCCGTTCCAGCTATTACATCGGAGACTCGTGGCGTAATGATGTGGTAGGTGCAGTGGATGCAGGCTGGACAGTCATCTGGTTCAACCATCGGGAGGCGCTGCCGGAGTCCGATCATCAACCTCATTTTGTAGTATCGAGCTATGAAGAAATCAGTTCTATTCTGACTTTCGAACCCGTCCGAGTTTAA
- a CDS encoding nitric oxide synthase oxygenase, whose product MRSDLEQLQEEAERFIYTCYEELGHSREDAKARLVAVMGEIEVTGTYVHTTEELEQGCKMAWRNSNRCIGRLFWDKLRIVDARHADTVGTAADAVMNHIHMASNGGKVIPMITILPPDGPNGTPVRLWNHQLIRYAGYETEQGIIGDPASVELTKAAMSLGWQGAGSSYDVLPLIIQAQGQAPEWYVIPEEEIVEVMIEHPERAEIAELGMRWYGVPMITDMRLEIGGISYPAAPFNGWYMGTEIGARNLADMFRYNKLPAVAAAFGLNTSSETTLWKDRALVELNVAVLHSFKKAGVSIVDHHTAAAQFAMFEQREEKAGRELTGDWVWLIPPVSPATTHIFHSSYRNEIVKPNFFRQDQAYTLKDGVASAAEPRSSEQQNAQIENHQPQAGDAPMKCPFAH is encoded by the coding sequence ATGCGGTCAGACCTGGAACAATTGCAGGAAGAAGCTGAACGGTTTATATATACATGTTATGAAGAGCTGGGCCATTCGCGTGAAGACGCAAAGGCCCGGCTTGTTGCCGTTATGGGCGAGATCGAAGTAACGGGGACCTATGTGCATACCACAGAGGAATTGGAGCAGGGTTGTAAAATGGCATGGCGTAACAGCAACCGCTGCATCGGGCGACTGTTTTGGGATAAATTGCGGATCGTGGACGCCCGTCACGCTGATACGGTAGGAACGGCAGCGGATGCTGTGATGAATCATATCCATATGGCATCCAACGGTGGCAAAGTAATCCCGATGATTACCATCCTTCCACCGGATGGGCCGAATGGAACTCCGGTACGTCTCTGGAATCATCAGCTCATTCGATATGCAGGATATGAGACGGAGCAAGGCATTATTGGAGATCCTGCTTCGGTGGAACTGACCAAGGCGGCGATGTCACTTGGCTGGCAGGGGGCAGGTAGCTCCTATGATGTGTTACCGCTCATAATTCAGGCGCAAGGACAAGCTCCAGAGTGGTATGTTATACCCGAAGAAGAGATTGTGGAAGTGATGATTGAACACCCGGAGCGAGCGGAGATTGCTGAGCTTGGCATGCGCTGGTACGGTGTGCCGATGATCACCGATATGCGACTGGAGATTGGCGGTATATCTTATCCAGCAGCTCCGTTCAATGGTTGGTATATGGGTACTGAGATTGGCGCCCGTAATCTGGCAGACATGTTCCGATATAACAAGCTGCCTGCGGTGGCGGCAGCATTTGGATTGAATACGTCGAGTGAAACGACATTGTGGAAGGACCGTGCGTTGGTAGAGCTGAATGTGGCTGTGCTGCATTCGTTCAAAAAAGCAGGCGTGAGCATTGTGGATCACCACACGGCAGCCGCGCAATTTGCTATGTTTGAACAGCGGGAGGAAAAGGCTGGACGTGAGCTAACCGGAGATTGGGTGTGGCTAATTCCGCCAGTGTCCCCGGCGACAACGCATATTTTCCACAGCTCCTATCGTAATGAGATCGTGAAGCCGAACTTTTTCCGTCAAGATCAGGCGTATACCCTGAAAGATGGCGTGGCATCTGCCGCAGAGCCGCGAAGCAGCGAGCAGCAGAATGCACAGATAGAGAATCACCAGCCACAGGCCGGAGATGCACCAATGAAATGCCCGTTTGCACATTAA
- a CDS encoding ABC transporter permease produces MQTKASTRNAYLIPYVLWMVLFVVAPVLLVIYYSFFDVEGNFTFGNYARFFTPVYLQMTLSSFWYAFLITAFSLLISYPTAYMLTRTKHKQLWLLLIILPSWINLLLKAYAFIGLFGTYGLTNSLLEVVGIGTQQILFTDFSFIFVSVYIFIPFMILPIFNALEEMNPSLIYAARDLGASSWLTFRRVIFPLTISGVKSGCQAVFIPALSLFMITRLIAGNRVITLGTAIEQHFLVTQDWGMGSTIAVFLIIAMAIIMFLTGSGKKEVRNGKKRKAV; encoded by the coding sequence ATGCAGACTAAGGCCAGCACACGCAATGCGTATCTGATTCCATATGTATTATGGATGGTGTTGTTTGTTGTGGCGCCGGTTCTGCTGGTCATCTATTACTCGTTCTTCGACGTCGAAGGCAACTTCACGTTTGGCAACTACGCCCGGTTCTTCACACCTGTGTACTTGCAGATGACGCTCAGTTCGTTCTGGTATGCATTTCTGATTACGGCCTTCTCGCTGTTAATCTCCTACCCGACGGCGTATATGCTGACCCGGACGAAGCACAAGCAGCTATGGTTGCTGCTGATCATTCTGCCAAGCTGGATCAATCTTTTGTTAAAAGCGTATGCCTTCATCGGCCTGTTCGGAACGTACGGTCTGACCAACTCCCTGCTTGAAGTCGTGGGGATTGGTACACAGCAGATTTTGTTCACCGACTTCAGCTTTATCTTTGTCTCGGTGTATATTTTCATTCCATTCATGATTTTGCCGATCTTCAATGCGCTGGAAGAAATGAATCCATCGTTGATCTACGCGGCGCGGGATCTGGGAGCCTCATCGTGGCTGACCTTCCGCCGGGTTATCTTTCCACTGACGATTAGTGGAGTGAAATCAGGCTGTCAGGCTGTATTTATTCCTGCGCTGTCTCTGTTCATGATTACCCGCCTCATTGCGGGGAACCGTGTAATTACGCTGGGGACAGCGATTGAACAGCATTTTCTCGTCACCCAGGACTGGGGGATGGGTTCTACGATTGCCGTCTTTTTGATTATTGCGATGGCGATTATTATGTTCCTGACTGGATCAGGCAAGAAGGAGGTGCGTAATGGGAAGAAACGGAAAGCTGTCTAA
- a CDS encoding cupin, with amino-acid sequence MRIFQFKQESGKKITKFDSNFVMSRITQTNKAAHIGCMHLAEGGVVGYHQAVVPQLLLIVSGEGWVRGEANEYIKVRCGEAVLWDKHEWHETKTEAGLMAIVIESEELDSSSLMPL; translated from the coding sequence ATGAGGATATTTCAATTTAAACAAGAGTCAGGGAAAAAGATAACCAAATTTGATTCTAATTTCGTAATGTCACGTATTACGCAGACTAACAAAGCAGCTCATATCGGATGTATGCACTTGGCTGAGGGTGGAGTAGTAGGTTATCACCAAGCTGTGGTTCCTCAACTCCTTTTAATAGTAAGCGGAGAGGGCTGGGTAAGAGGTGAAGCAAATGAATACATCAAAGTTCGTTGTGGCGAAGCGGTTCTCTGGGATAAACATGAATGGCACGAAACCAAAACAGAAGCTGGACTCATGGCAATTGTAATTGAAAGCGAAGAGTTAGACAGCTCATCATTGATGCCTTTATAG
- a CDS encoding Dps family protein, with protein sequence MSTIQTRNNTFANNATALQEVLNRQIAGWSVLYTKLHNFHWYVQGPHFFTLHAKFEELYNLATANMDEVAERLLAIGGRPVATMTEQLRLSPIEEAQGQLSAERMVESVVADLHTMVEVIRQGIHEAGEAEDNATEDMLIGFTAALDKEVWMLTAFLGK encoded by the coding sequence ATGAGCACAATCCAAACTAGAAACAACACTTTTGCTAACAACGCCACAGCACTTCAAGAAGTTCTGAACCGTCAGATCGCAGGCTGGTCCGTACTTTACACGAAACTTCATAACTTCCACTGGTATGTCCAAGGACCACATTTCTTCACACTGCATGCCAAATTCGAAGAGTTGTACAACTTGGCTACGGCAAATATGGACGAAGTTGCAGAACGTTTGCTTGCTATTGGTGGACGTCCGGTGGCTACCATGACTGAACAGCTACGTCTTTCTCCAATTGAAGAGGCACAAGGACAGTTGTCTGCTGAGCGTATGGTAGAGTCGGTGGTTGCTGATTTGCACACGATGGTGGAAGTCATTCGTCAAGGCATTCACGAAGCAGGAGAAGCGGAAGATAACGCAACAGAAGATATGCTGATTGGATTCACCGCTGCGCTGGATAAAGAGGTCTGGATGTTAACCGCATTTCTGGGCAAATAA
- a CDS encoding ABC transporter ATP-binding protein encodes MSEQQPIIRFEAVTQQYDQDEAVLKAVSFEIERGKFYTLLGPSGCGKTTILRLIAGFAEPTQGSIYFNGALINRVPAHQRQVNTVFQDYALFPHLNVFENVAFGLRIKKMKTAEIRSKVLEALKFVNLSGYENREIGEMSGGQRQRVAIARAIVNEPEILLLDEPLSALDLKLRTEMQYELRELQQRLGITFIFVTHDQEEALAMSDEIFVLNGGVIQQSGTPNDIYDEPINRFVADFIGESNIVSGKMKQDFVVEFAGAQHECVDQGLQRDEPVEIVIRPEDLEITTEDQGKLKVNVDSQLFRGVHYEISTYDDAGNEWLVHSTKKAVVGARIGLYFDPEAVHVMRFNETEEEFDKRLEAYQEAAHAD; translated from the coding sequence ATGTCAGAACAACAACCGATTATCCGCTTCGAAGCGGTGACTCAGCAATACGATCAGGATGAAGCCGTATTGAAGGCAGTCAGCTTTGAGATTGAGCGGGGTAAATTTTATACGCTTCTTGGCCCGTCAGGGTGCGGGAAAACAACGATATTGCGGCTGATTGCCGGCTTTGCGGAGCCGACACAGGGCAGTATTTATTTTAACGGTGCGCTTATCAACCGGGTGCCTGCCCACCAGAGGCAAGTGAATACCGTATTTCAGGATTATGCGTTATTTCCACATTTGAATGTATTTGAGAACGTGGCTTTTGGTTTGCGGATCAAAAAGATGAAAACGGCTGAAATTCGCAGCAAAGTGTTGGAAGCCCTCAAATTCGTCAATCTGTCCGGTTATGAGAACCGTGAAATTGGTGAAATGTCCGGTGGACAACGACAACGTGTTGCGATTGCACGCGCGATTGTGAACGAACCAGAGATTTTGCTGCTGGATGAGCCGCTCTCGGCACTCGATCTGAAGCTGCGGACCGAAATGCAGTATGAGCTGCGGGAGCTGCAACAGCGACTGGGCATTACGTTTATCTTTGTTACGCATGATCAGGAGGAAGCCTTGGCGATGTCCGACGAGATTTTTGTCCTCAATGGTGGCGTGATTCAACAAAGCGGTACACCGAATGATATCTATGATGAGCCGATTAACCGTTTTGTAGCAGACTTTATCGGAGAATCCAACATTGTATCGGGCAAAATGAAGCAGGACTTTGTGGTGGAATTCGCTGGCGCACAGCACGAGTGTGTCGATCAGGGTCTCCAGCGGGACGAGCCGGTAGAGATTGTCATTCGTCCAGAGGATCTGGAGATTACAACCGAAGACCAAGGCAAGCTCAAGGTTAATGTGGACTCCCAGTTATTCCGTGGGGTGCATTACGAGATATCTACGTACGACGATGCGGGCAATGAGTGGCTTGTTCATTCAACGAAGAAAGCCGTTGTCGGCGCACGGATAGGTCTCTATTTTGACCCGGAAGCTGTACACGTCATGCGCTTTAACGAGACCGAAGAAGAGTTCGACAAACGACTCGAAGCCTATCAAGAGGCCGCTCATGCAGACTAA
- a CDS encoding MFS transporter: MEIRRNLPLLMTICFLSQMGGFMILPLFPLFIEEFGLSGWMMGVIFALFYVGKVIGGVPAAAIYKKLGGKKALILMLILLAVCMGGFALSTAAVLFGLLRLLQGLASTGLTVVVRSIIGDGGNVDNRGLYNGYISSSEGGGMVLGPVISGWLALHWPLSVPFLLVTVCCLMAVVAAMGMKTTAQARANHGSGDTLSDPLIEEPSAVVKQKPLDNSGYSVLSTDEVVVEPSTINSHPHTTVSTAPPLSSSPSDAKYTQEVHTRLTRRQQLIGYGSVHFLEMSAYAVFLTYFALYAAHIMHWDPFTTSLAFTVSGISTLAAAPFVGHLSDRLGDRLLLCMLGMFLIGIEVVVFLSTSSHLWVYVGMFIGGVGGACYMDSFFAHIGDHIPDESRSSVIGKIVSAAEIGSIVSPLVAALLTEVGSLYAVFVFNLVLIAAAIVVQAVMRSRYRLKEG, from the coding sequence TTGGAAATTCGTCGTAACCTGCCTTTGCTGATGACCATTTGTTTCTTAAGTCAGATGGGCGGATTCATGATCCTGCCCCTATTTCCTTTGTTTATTGAGGAATTCGGCCTGTCCGGCTGGATGATGGGGGTTATTTTTGCGCTTTTTTATGTGGGGAAAGTAATTGGTGGCGTTCCTGCAGCAGCAATTTATAAGAAACTAGGTGGTAAAAAAGCTCTCATCCTCATGCTGATCCTGCTCGCTGTCTGTATGGGCGGCTTTGCGCTGTCTACTGCTGCGGTGTTATTCGGCCTGCTCCGACTTCTACAGGGGCTCGCTTCCACGGGCCTTACCGTGGTCGTACGTTCCATCATCGGGGATGGAGGAAATGTAGACAACCGCGGCCTGTATAATGGGTATATCAGCAGCAGTGAGGGCGGCGGCATGGTACTCGGTCCGGTCATAAGTGGCTGGCTCGCGCTGCACTGGCCATTGTCGGTGCCTTTTTTACTCGTTACCGTATGTTGTCTGATGGCCGTGGTCGCTGCGATGGGGATGAAGACAACGGCACAAGCTAGAGCTAATCATGGATCTGGGGATACGTTAAGTGATCCTCTGATAGAAGAGCCTTCGGCTGTCGTTAAGCAAAAACCTCTGGACAACTCAGGATACTCAGTGCTCTCCACGGATGAAGTTGTTGTAGAACCCAGCACAATTAACTCCCACCCTCATACTACTGTATCGACTGCGCCTCCTTTATCTTCATCACCTTCTGATGCAAAGTATACTCAGGAGGTGCATACAAGGCTTACCCGGCGGCAACAGCTGATCGGCTACGGTTCGGTACATTTTTTGGAGATGAGCGCGTATGCGGTATTCCTCACCTATTTTGCACTGTATGCAGCTCACATCATGCATTGGGACCCGTTTACCACCAGTCTCGCCTTCACCGTCTCCGGGATCTCTACTCTTGCCGCTGCTCCCTTTGTTGGTCATCTCTCTGACCGGTTAGGCGATCGTCTGTTGCTTTGCATGCTCGGCATGTTTCTCATTGGAATCGAAGTTGTTGTATTTCTAAGCACATCCTCCCATCTATGGGTCTACGTTGGCATGTTCATTGGCGGGGTTGGCGGTGCATGTTACATGGATTCGTTCTTTGCTCATATTGGTGATCATATCCCGGACGAGAGTCGAAGTTCTGTCATAGGCAAAATTGTCTCTGCTGCCGAGATCGGCTCCATCGTATCTCCACTGGTTGCTGCGTTGCTTACGGAAGTTGGATCGCTTTACGCCGTGTTTGTGTTCAACCTGGTGCTGATCGCTGCTGCCATTGTAGTTCAGGCCGTGATGCGCAGTCGGTATCGATTGAAAGAGGGGTAG